In the genome of Afipia felis ATCC 53690, the window TATGACGCGCCGGGCATCGGCCTTGCCGCCATTCAGGTGGCGGTGCCGCTGCGGCTTATCACCATGGACCTTGCTAAGAAGGAAGGTGAGACCGAGCCGCGCGTGTTCATCAACCCGGAAATTCTGTCGAAATCGGACGATCTTTCGGTCTACGAAGAAGGCTGCCTGTCGATCCCTGAATATTACGAGGAAGTCGAGCGGGCAGCATCGGTGCGCGTGCGCTTCATGGACCTCGACGGCAAGGTGCATGAGGAAGATGCGGAAGGGCTTTATGCCACCTGCATCCAGCATGAGATCGACCATCTCAACGGCGTTCTGTTCATCGACTATCTGTCCAAGCTCAAGCGCGACCGCGTGATGAAGAAGTTCACCAAGGCCGCGAAGCTCGCGGCCAAGTAACAGCGAGCACCATGCCGCTTCGTCTGATCTTCATGGGCACGCCGGACTTCGCGGTGCCGACGCTGCGCGCATTGCACGCGCACGGCCATGACATCGCGGCGGTCTATACCCGCGCGGCGAAGCCTGCCGGGCGCGGCATGAAACTGCAGCCGACGCCGGTGGAGCAGGCGGCGCGCGACCTCGGCCTTTCCGTATTGACGCCCTCAACGCTGAAGACGCCGGAAGCGGAAGCCGAGTTTCGCGCCCACAATGCCGCGGCTGCCGTCGTCGTCGCCTACGGCATGATCCTGCCTGCAAACATTCTCGACGCCGTGCCGCGCGGTTGCTTCAACCTGCATGCCTCGCTGCTACCGCGCTGGAGAGGCGCTGCGCCGATCCAGCGCGCAATCATGACCGGCGATGCTGAATCCGGTGCCATGGTCATGAAGATGGATGTCGGTCTTGATACCGGCGACGTCGCGATGACGGATCGCCTGCTCATCACTGACGATATGACGGCGCAGGATCTGCATGACGCGCTGGCGCCGCGCGGCGCCGATCTCATGGTGCGGGCGATTGCCGCGCTGGAGCAGGGCCGTCTCGATCTCACGCCGCAAGATGACGCTGGCGTCACTTATGCCGCCAAGATCGGCAAGGCTGAGGCGAAGATCGACTGGACGAAGCCCGCGCACGAGGTGCTGCGCCACGTCCACGGCCTGTCGCCATTTCCCGGCGCGTGGTTCGAGGTGGACATCGACGGCGCGCCTGTCCGCATCAAGGTGCTTCGTTGCGAACTCGCGCAAGGGGCGGGCAAGCCGGGCGCGTTGCTTGACGACCGGCTGACGATCGCCTGCGGGAGCGGCGCGATCCGTCTTCTTCAGGTGCAGCGCGCGGGCAAGCAGCCGATGACCGCGCCGGATTTCCTGCGCGGCACGCCGCTCGCGCCGCCGCTGAGTGTGGTTTGATGCCGCGCTACAAACTCATCATCGAATATGACGGCACGCCGTTTTGTGGCTGGCAGTATCAGGACAACGGCCCGTCAGTGCAGGGCGCGCTGGAAGATGCCGTGATGGCGATGACCGGTAGCCGCGTGCGTGTTCATGGTGCAGGTCGCACCGATGCCGGCGTGCATGCGCTCGGCCAGGTCGCGCATATTGATCTCGAGAAAACCTATCGCGCCGACCGGGTGCGCGACGCGCTGAACGCGCATCTGCGACCGCATCCCATCGGCGTGCTGTCTGCGGAGATCGTGCCGGAGACGTTCGAGGCGCGGTTCTCGGCAATGAAGCGACACTACATCTATCGCATCAGCAACCGGCGGGCGAACCTCGCGCTCGATGTCGGGCACGCGTGGCGTGTGGCGCGTCTGCTGGACGTGGTGGCGATGCAGGAGGCCGCGCAGGTGCTGATCGGCAAGCACGATTTCACGACGTTCCGCGACACGGAATGTCAGGCGAAGTCAGCGGAGAAGACGCTCGACCAACTCGATGTCGTGCGCGAGGGTGATGCCGTCAATATCGTCACCTCGGCGCGCTCGTTCCTGCACAGTCAGGTGCGCTCGATGGTCGGCTCGCTGGTCTGGGTCGGGCACGGGCGATGGACCGCCGCCGACATGCGGAAAGCGCTCGATGCGCGCGACCGCGCGGCGTGCGGTCCCGTCGCGCCGCCGGATGGTCTGTATCTGGTGAGAGTAGATTACTGAGCGGTCTGCGCGAGCAGCGGCTTCATCGCGTCCCAGAACAGCTCCTCGCCGTCCTTCACATTGTCTTGCCAGTGATCGGCGGCGTTGTCGTCGGCTTCATCGGTGATGAACTTGAATGCGCGCCATGGCAGCGAATGGCGCTGGCAGACATGGGCGATGGCGTAAAGCTCCATGTCGACGATGTCGATGTTATTCTCGACCAGCCACGGGTCAGTTGCGGTGACGAAGCTGTCGCCGGTGCCGCAGATCACGCCGTCCTGTCCCGACGAAAGGCGATCGATCTCCGGCGAGAACGGCGTGCGGCCGCGCGGCGCCAGCGGCATCGCCATCATGTCGCGCTGGATGACGTGCGCGACCTCGACGAGGCCGCTGTGCATCTTGTGAATCTTGCCGGCGGTGCCGTAATTGACGACAAGACGCGGGCGCAGCACCAGCAGCGCGAGCGTCGCGGCGCTTGCCGCGTTGACCTTGCCGACGCCGGTGTAGATCACCTCGATGCCTTCGGGGGCGCGGGCCTTGTCGAGTTCGTCGTCGATGGCGGTGAGAACGAGAATGTTGCCGCTCATGCGCGCGCCCTCACTTGAAGTAGCGATCCAGTACGCCGCGATAGATTTTCGTCAGCGCCTCAAGATCGGCGACCGGTGTGCGTTCGTCGATCTGGTGCATGGTCTGGCCGACGAGGCCGAATTCGAGCACCGGACAATAATGAGTGATGAAGCGCGCGTCCGATGTTCCGCCGCCGGTGTCGAGCTTCGGCGGCCGCTTGGTCACCTCTTCGATGGCGGCGACGACGAGATCGGTGAAGGGGCCGGGTTGCGTCAGGAAGGCGTCGGCGTTCGACGGCTCCCATTCGACGCGTGCGGTGGTGTGGTTGCCGGAGAGCTTTTCGACGCGTCCCTCGATCAGCGCGCGCAGCGCGTCCTGTGTGCGGCAATCGTTGTGGCGGATGTTGAAGCGCGCGCGAGCCTGCGCAGGGATCACGTTCCAGGCCGGGTTGCCGGTGTCGATCGACAGGAATTCGAGATTGGACGGCGGGAAGTGATCGGTCCCTTGATCCAGTGGATCGGCGTTCAATGCGCTGACGAGTGCTGCGATGTCCGGCAGGGGATTATGCGCGCGGTTGGGATAGGCGACATGGCCCTGCTTGCCTTCGACGATCAATGTGCCGGACAGCGATCCGCGCCGCCCGACCTTGATGCAGTCGCCGAGCGCATTGACGTTGCTCGGCTCGCCCAGCACGCAATGATCGAACTTCTCGCCGCGCTTCGCGATCCAGTCGAGCAGCTTCACGGTGCCGTTGACGGCGGGGCCTTCTTCATCGCCGGTGATAAGAAAGGAGATCGAGCCCTTGGGCTTGCCGCCGTTCTCTTGCAGATAATCGAGCACGGCGGCGACCGAGCAGGCGATCGCGCCCTTCATGTCGACCGCGCCGCGGCCATAGAGCACGCCGCCGTCCACCTCGCCCGCGAATGCATTGTGCGACCACGCCTTGTCGTCGCCCGGCGGCACCACGTCGGTGTGGCCAGCGAAGGTAATGTGTGGCGCGGCCGTGCCGATGCGGGCGTAGAGGTTGTCGGTGTCGTCCGCGCCCGGTTCGCTGAAGGTCAGACGGTGGGTTTCGAACCCGGCGCCCTTCAGCAGCTTTTCAAGCACGCCGAGCGCGCCTGCGTCTGCCGGCGTCACCGAAGGGCAGCGCAACAGATCGCGGGCGACGTCGAGCGCCTTGGTCATTTGTCAGTCCCGCAGCAGTTCGTTGATGCTGGTCTTGGAACGGGTCTTCTCGTCGACGCGCTTGACGATCACCGCGCAGTAGAGCGATGGGCCGGGCGAGCCATCCTTCAGCGGCTTGCCGGGCAGCGAGCCCGGCACGACGACGGAATAGGCCGGTACTTCGCCAATGAAGGTTTCACCAGTGGTGCGATCGATAATCTTGGTCGATGCGCCGATGAACACTCCCATCGAGAGCACCGCGCCCTTGCGCACGATGACGCCTTCAGCGACTTCCGAACGCGCGCCGATGAAGCAGTCATCCTCGATGATGACCGGGCCGGCCTGCAGCGGTTCGAGCACGCCGCCGATGCCGACGCCGCCGGAGATGTGGACGTGCTTGCCGATCTGCGCGCACGAGCCGACGGTGGACCACGTGTCGATCATGGTCGCTTCATCGACATAGGCGCCGAGATTGACGAAGGACGGCATCAGCACGACGTTCTTGCCGATGAAGGCCGAGCGACGGACGATCGCGCCGGGAACCGCGCGGAAACCGGCGTCGCGGAAGGCCTGCTCGGAATAGTCCTCGAACTTCGAGGGCACCTTGTCCCACCAGTGCGCACCGCCAGGGCCGCCGGAAATCGGCGCCATGTCGTTGAGGCGGAACGACAGCAGCACGGCCTTCTTCAGCCACTGATTGACCTTCCACTCGCCGTTCGCCTGCGGCTCCGCGACCCGCGCCTCGCCCTTGTCGAGCATATCGAGCGCGAGCTCCACCGCATCGCGCACCTCGCCCTTGGTCGAGGCGTTGACGGTGTCGCGGGCGTCGAAGGCTGTGTTCAGCGTGGTTTCGAGAGCGGAGAGAGACATCGGTTTCCTTGGAAAATCAGTGCGATAAGAATTGTTGCCAACTCGCTTGAATTGCGAGTTTGTTGTAATTCTTTGGCTGAAAACCCTAAGGAGAGCAAGGTACAACTAGATTGCTAGTTGTCATGCCCGCGACGAGTGCGGGCATGACGGGGTTAGTGGTTGCTGAGAGCCGCCAGAAATCCCGTCAGATCTTCGGTGACGTGATCGACGTGTGGGGCGTCGCGGCCCTCCATTTCCCACGCCTCGCGCACGACCTCCTTGGTGCCGTCGGGCACCACCAGCACCGTGGTCATGCCGAGCTCGTGGGGGATGGCGAGGTTACGGGCGAGGTCTTCGAACATCGCCGCGCGCGAGGCGTCGACGTCGTGCAAATCGAGAAAGCGGCGGTAGGTCTGGCGCGCGGGCTTCGGCTCGAACTCCGCCGAGATGATGTCGAACACGCCGTCGAATTCGACGCCGAGCGCGAGCCGTTCCAGCACCTTGTCGGCGTGGGCGACGGAAGCGTTGGTCAGGATCAGCTTGCGGCCGGGCAATTTGGCTAACGCCTGTCCCATCGCGGGGTTCGGCTCGAGCGGCGAATGGTCGATGTCGTGGACGTAAGCGAGGAAATCGTCGGGGCTGACGCCGTGCTCGGTCATCATGCCGCGCATCGTGGTGCCGTAGCGACGATAGTAGTCTTTCTGGATGCGGAACGCTTCCGCAGCCTCGACCTTAAGCTGGTTGGCGACGAAATCGCGAATGCGACCGTCTACCTGCTGCCACAGATTGACGTGGTGCGGATAAAGGGTGTTGTCGAGATCGAACACCCAGGTGTCGATATGGTCGAAGCCGCGTATGTCGGTCATGATATTCTGGAAGCGGCGCCAGCCGTTCGCATCCGCTCCGTCACTTGTACATCAGTGTGCCGGTGCCCTGATTGGTGAACAGCTCCAGCAGCACGGCATGTGGCGTTTTTCCATCGAGAATGACGACGCCTTCGACGCCCGCTTCCAGCGCGTAGATGCAGGTCTCGACCTTCGGAATCATGCCGCCGGAAATGGTGCCGTCCGCGATCAGCCGTCGCGCATCCTTGATCGACAGTTCGGGGATCAGCTTTTTGGATTTGTCGAGCACGCCGGGCACGTCGGTCAGCAGCAACAGCCGCTTCGCGCGCAGCGCACCGGCGACGGCGCCAGCGAAGGTGTCGGCGTTGACGTTGTAGGTCTGCCCGTCGGAGGACACCGCC includes:
- the def gene encoding peptide deformylase yields the protein MAIREIISIPDKRLRVVSDPVAKITPEVRALAEDMFETMYDAPGIGLAAIQVAVPLRLITMDLAKKEGETEPRVFINPEILSKSDDLSVYEEGCLSIPEYYEEVERAASVRVRFMDLDGKVHEEDAEGLYATCIQHEIDHLNGVLFIDYLSKLKRDRVMKKFTKAAKLAAK
- the truA gene encoding tRNA pseudouridine(38-40) synthase TruA; protein product: MPRYKLIIEYDGTPFCGWQYQDNGPSVQGALEDAVMAMTGSRVRVHGAGRTDAGVHALGQVAHIDLEKTYRADRVRDALNAHLRPHPIGVLSAEIVPETFEARFSAMKRHYIYRISNRRANLALDVGHAWRVARLLDVVAMQEAAQVLIGKHDFTTFRDTECQAKSAEKTLDQLDVVREGDAVNIVTSARSFLHSQVRSMVGSLVWVGHGRWTAADMRKALDARDRAACGPVAPPDGLYLVRVDY
- the dapD gene encoding 2,3,4,5-tetrahydropyridine-2,6-dicarboxylate N-succinyltransferase, coding for MSLSALETTLNTAFDARDTVNASTKGEVRDAVELALDMLDKGEARVAEPQANGEWKVNQWLKKAVLLSFRLNDMAPISGGPGGAHWWDKVPSKFEDYSEQAFRDAGFRAVPGAIVRRSAFIGKNVVLMPSFVNLGAYVDEATMIDTWSTVGSCAQIGKHVHISGGVGIGGVLEPLQAGPVIIEDDCFIGARSEVAEGVIVRKGAVLSMGVFIGASTKIIDRTTGETFIGEVPAYSVVVPGSLPGKPLKDGSPGPSLYCAVIVKRVDEKTRSKTSINELLRD
- the dapE gene encoding succinyl-diaminopimelate desuccinylase — translated: MTKALDVARDLLRCPSVTPADAGALGVLEKLLKGAGFETHRLTFSEPGADDTDNLYARIGTAAPHITFAGHTDVVPPGDDKAWSHNAFAGEVDGGVLYGRGAVDMKGAIACSVAAVLDYLQENGGKPKGSISFLITGDEEGPAVNGTVKLLDWIAKRGEKFDHCVLGEPSNVNALGDCIKVGRRGSLSGTLIVEGKQGHVAYPNRAHNPLPDIAALVSALNADPLDQGTDHFPPSNLEFLSIDTGNPAWNVIPAQARARFNIRHNDCRTQDALRALIEGRVEKLSGNHTTARVEWEPSNADAFLTQPGPFTDLVVAAIEEVTKRPPKLDTGGGTSDARFITHYCPVLEFGLVGQTMHQIDERTPVADLEALTKIYRGVLDRYFK
- a CDS encoding pyrimidine 5'-nucleotidase; this translates as MTDIRGFDHIDTWVFDLDNTLYPHHVNLWQQVDGRIRDFVANQLKVEAAEAFRIQKDYYRRYGTTMRGMMTEHGVSPDDFLAYVHDIDHSPLEPNPAMGQALAKLPGRKLILTNASVAHADKVLERLALGVEFDGVFDIISAEFEPKPARQTYRRFLDLHDVDASRAAMFEDLARNLAIPHELGMTTVLVVPDGTKEVVREAWEMEGRDAPHVDHVTEDLTGFLAALSNH
- the fmt gene encoding methionyl-tRNA formyltransferase, with amino-acid sequence MPLRLIFMGTPDFAVPTLRALHAHGHDIAAVYTRAAKPAGRGMKLQPTPVEQAARDLGLSVLTPSTLKTPEAEAEFRAHNAAAAVVVAYGMILPANILDAVPRGCFNLHASLLPRWRGAAPIQRAIMTGDAESGAMVMKMDVGLDTGDVAMTDRLLITDDMTAQDLHDALAPRGADLMVRAIAALEQGRLDLTPQDDAGVTYAAKIGKAEAKIDWTKPAHEVLRHVHGLSPFPGAWFEVDIDGAPVRIKVLRCELAQGAGKPGALLDDRLTIACGSGAIRLLQVQRAGKQPMTAPDFLRGTPLAPPLSVV